The Corticium candelabrum chromosome 18, ooCorCand1.1, whole genome shotgun sequence genome includes a region encoding these proteins:
- the LOC134194295 gene encoding TGF-beta receptor type-1-like isoform X1, whose translation MITTDSPATSNDDKSFIVLAVVLPSAVVCLLLLIVVSIILRIRECAFRRQQEVTHRTPTSGRARDARPNESGRDLDMMEMTCSGSGSGLPLLEVRTLARQIKFVEQIGAGRFGEVWLGIWRGEQIAVKVMSTQDERSWRQEAEMYETKMLRHGNILGFIAADNRDNGTWTELLMVMDYHPLGSLYDYLNNHSITLTEMYKFSTSIAEGLSYLHMEIVGAKNQSGIANKPAIAHRDLKSKNILVKDDGQCCIADLGLALRHDLAHDSIERFSEYTKQGTRRYMPPEVLDDSINFALFDSFKEGDIYSMGLVFWEIIRCTETHGKVAASYKLPFYDVVQSDPSVEEMKKVVCMEGKRPVIPETWTNNECLQVAIKVIQECWYTNGSARLTALRVKRKLQTINQYLKVR comes from the exons ATGATTACAActg ACTCACCTGCAACTTCCAATGACGACAAAAGCTTCATTGTCTTGGCTGTTGTTTTGCCTTCCGCTGTTGTTTGCCTCCTTCTCCTCATTGTCGTCAGCATAATCCTAAGAATCAGAGAATGTGCCTTCAGAAGGCAACAGGAAGTCACACATAGGACACCTACTAGTGGAAGAGCTCGAGATGCGAGACCAAACGAGAGTGGAAGAGACCTGGATATGATGGAAATGACGTGTTCAGGTAGTGGGTCTGGACTCCCACTACTCGAGGTGAGAACGCTAGCACGACAGATCAAGTTTGTGGAGCAAATCGGAGCCGGACGGTTTGGCGAGGTTTGGCTCGGAATATGGCGCGGAGAACAAATCGCAGTGAAAGTCATGTCGACGCAGGATGAACGCTCGTGGCGTCAGGAAGCAGAGATGTACGAAACAAAGATGCTCCGGCATGGAAACATCCTGGGCTTCATTGCTGCTGACAACAGAGACAACGGCACGTGGACAGAACTGTTGATGGTGATGGACTACCATCCACTCGGTTCTCTCTACGACTACCTCAACAATCATTCGATTACACTCACTGAGATGTACAAGTTCTCGACGTCGATCGCTGAGGGATTGTCCTACTTACACATGGAAATCGTCGGTGCAAAGAACCAATCAGGAATCGCAAACAAGCCAGCGATCGCACACAGAGACCTAAAAAGCAAGAACATTTTAGTTAAAGACGATGGGCAATGTTGTATTGCTGACTTGGGATTGGCATTGCGACATGATCTGGCTCACGACTCAATCGAGCGATTTTCTGAGTACACGAAGCAGGGAACGAGGAGATACATGCCACCAGAGGTTCTTGATGATTCAATAAACTTTGCTCTGTTTGACTCGTTCAAGGAGGGGGATATCTATTCGATGGGGCTTGTGTTTTGGGAGATTATTAGATGCACGGAGACACATGGCAAGGTGGCTGCCTCCTATAAGTTGCCCTTTTATGATGTTGTGCAGTCCGATCCGTCGGTAGAAGAGATGAAGAAAGTGGTTTGTATGGAGGGCAAGCGACCAGTAATACCAGAGACGTGGACTAACAATGAG TGCCTGCAAGTAGCAATAAAAGTCATACAAGAATGCTGGTACACCAACGGATCGGCTCGACTCACCGCCCTACGAGTGAAACGAAAACTTCAAACTATTAATCAATACTTAAAGGTCCGATGA
- the LOC134194406 gene encoding TGF-beta receptor type-1-like isoform X1, whose amino-acid sequence MFGHTFICLSVCLSVCLFVCKLFVQLSVCLFVYPSVCLCVSVFVCLSVCICLFVCICLFVCLSCPFVCLKYIFINQYYLFVCLSVCLSVYLSVCLVCLSVHPSVCVCLTIVFTAGPKPSNKPSDPSKASDNTFILLASIIPVSVVCLCVVSFVYLVAKIRERRITRQLDVPHPHANGDANGRTAENGRVMASLTDLMSITCSGSGSGLPLLEPRTIARQIKLEQRIGAGRFGEVWLGTWRGENIAVKILSSRDEQSWFREAEMYQTVMLRHANILGFIAADNRDNGTWTQLWMVMDYHPNGSLYDFLSDRSISLREMYRFCVSIANGLSHLHMEIMGSKTQPGIAKKPAIAHRDIKSKNILVKNDGECCLADLGLAVRRDLLHESSEYMLNLVKQGTKRYMAPEVLDDSINYSLFESFKQGDVYSMGLVFWEITRCTEATDVMSDSYQLPYFDVVQPDPSIEEMKKVVCIEARRPSLPDKWYNNECFHIMVKVMQECWYVNSQARLTALRVKRKLQSMEEWLKL is encoded by the exons atgtTTGGTCAtacattcatttgtctgtctgtttgtttgtctgtttgtttgtttgtttgtaaattgtttgtccaactgtctgtctgtctgtttgtttatccatctgtctgtctgtgtgtctctgtgtttgtctgtctgtctgtctgtatttgtctgtttgtctgtatttgtctgtttgtctgtctgtcctgtccatttgtctgtctaaaatatattttcataaatcagtactatttgtttgtctgtctgtctgtctgtctatctgtctatctgtctgtgtgtcttgtctgtctgtctgtccatccatctgtctgtgtgtgtttgactATAGTTTTCACTGCAGGTCCAAAACCATCTAATAAACCAAGCGATCCAAGTAAAGCTAGTGACAACACCTTCATCCTGTTGGCCTCTATCATCCCCGTCAGTGtcgtctgcctgtgtgttgtGAGTTTTGTTTATCTCGTCGCAAAAATTCGGGAACGTAGAATAACACGACAGCTGGACGTGCCCCATCCTCATGCAAACGGAGACGCTAACGGCAGAACAGCAGAAAACGGCCGAGTAATGGCATCACTAACCGACCTCATGAGCATCACATGCTCAGGCAGTGGATCAGGACTACCGCTTCTAGAACCGAGAACGATAGCACGACAAATTAAGCTCGAGCAGCGCATTGGAGCCGGACGGTTCGGTGAAGTGTGGCTAGGGACGTGGCGGGGAGAAAACATCGCTGTGAAAATCTTATCATCCCGCGATGAGCAGTCGTGGTTTCGAGAGGCAGAGATGTATCAAACTGTGATGCTGCGACATGCTAATATCCTCGGCTTCATTGCTGCCGACAATCGAGACAACGGAACGTGGACTCAACTGTGGATGGTAATGGATTATCATCCGAATGGCTCTCTCTATGATTTCCTCAGCGATCGATCGATTTCTCTCCGAGAAATGTATAGATTCTGTGTGTCCATAGCGAACGGTTTGTCTCACTTGCATATGGAGATCATGGGGTCAAAGACGCAACCGGGAATCGCAAAGAAGCCGGCAATTGCTCACAGAGACATCAAGAGTAAGAATATTTTGGTGAAGAATGATGGCGAGTGTTGTCTGGCTGATTTGGGGTTGGCTGTTCGGCGTGATCTCTTGCACGAGTCGAGTGAGTACATGTTGAATCTTGTGAAGCAGGGAACGAAGAGGTACATGGCACCGGAGGTTCTCGATGATTCTATCAATTACTCTCTGTTTGAGTCGTTCAAACAAGGTGATGTTTATTCGATGGGACTCGTGTTTTGGGAGATTACGAGGTGTACTGAGGCAACGGACGTGATGTCGGACTCGTACCAGTTGCCGTACTTTGATGTCGTCCAGCCTGATCCTTCGATTGAGGAAATGAAGAAGGTTGTTTGTATTGAAGCCAGACGACCTTCGCTGCCAGACAAATGGTACAATAACGAG TGTTTTCACATTATGGTGAAAGTCATGCAAGAATGTTGGTACGTAAACAGTCAAGCCCGACTTACCGCTTTGCGAGTCAAAAGAAAACTGCAATCCATGGAAGAGTGGTTGAAGCTCTAA
- the LOC134194295 gene encoding TGF-beta receptor type-1-like isoform X2 — MMEMTCSGSGSGLPLLEVRTLARQIKFVEQIGAGRFGEVWLGIWRGEQIAVKVMSTQDERSWRQEAEMYETKMLRHGNILGFIAADNRDNGTWTELLMVMDYHPLGSLYDYLNNHSITLTEMYKFSTSIAEGLSYLHMEIVGAKNQSGIANKPAIAHRDLKSKNILVKDDGQCCIADLGLALRHDLAHDSIERFSEYTKQGTRRYMPPEVLDDSINFALFDSFKEGDIYSMGLVFWEIIRCTETHGKVAASYKLPFYDVVQSDPSVEEMKKVVCMEGKRPVIPETWTNNECLQVAIKVIQECWYTNGSARLTALRVKRKLQTINQYLKVR; from the exons ATGATGGAAATGACGTGTTCAGGTAGTGGGTCTGGACTCCCACTACTCGAGGTGAGAACGCTAGCACGACAGATCAAGTTTGTGGAGCAAATCGGAGCCGGACGGTTTGGCGAGGTTTGGCTCGGAATATGGCGCGGAGAACAAATCGCAGTGAAAGTCATGTCGACGCAGGATGAACGCTCGTGGCGTCAGGAAGCAGAGATGTACGAAACAAAGATGCTCCGGCATGGAAACATCCTGGGCTTCATTGCTGCTGACAACAGAGACAACGGCACGTGGACAGAACTGTTGATGGTGATGGACTACCATCCACTCGGTTCTCTCTACGACTACCTCAACAATCATTCGATTACACTCACTGAGATGTACAAGTTCTCGACGTCGATCGCTGAGGGATTGTCCTACTTACACATGGAAATCGTCGGTGCAAAGAACCAATCAGGAATCGCAAACAAGCCAGCGATCGCACACAGAGACCTAAAAAGCAAGAACATTTTAGTTAAAGACGATGGGCAATGTTGTATTGCTGACTTGGGATTGGCATTGCGACATGATCTGGCTCACGACTCAATCGAGCGATTTTCTGAGTACACGAAGCAGGGAACGAGGAGATACATGCCACCAGAGGTTCTTGATGATTCAATAAACTTTGCTCTGTTTGACTCGTTCAAGGAGGGGGATATCTATTCGATGGGGCTTGTGTTTTGGGAGATTATTAGATGCACGGAGACACATGGCAAGGTGGCTGCCTCCTATAAGTTGCCCTTTTATGATGTTGTGCAGTCCGATCCGTCGGTAGAAGAGATGAAGAAAGTGGTTTGTATGGAGGGCAAGCGACCAGTAATACCAGAGACGTGGACTAACAATGAG TGCCTGCAAGTAGCAATAAAAGTCATACAAGAATGCTGGTACACCAACGGATCGGCTCGACTCACCGCCCTACGAGTGAAACGAAAACTTCAAACTATTAATCAATACTTAAAGGTCCGATGA
- the LOC134194406 gene encoding TGF-beta receptor type-1-like isoform X2 has translation MRSEAFLLSFLALFSSFFRRVSTGDPREINLLCYCSVCVGNTTKLCTGRTDSVPYCLVGVTTFEDKREIIQDCAYSDKIDCHIPRRGCCNDKPLCNTAPTLPPSSSEPNGPKPSNKPSDPSKASDNTFILLASIIPVSVVCLCVVSFVYLVAKIRERRITRQLDVPHPHANGDANGRTAENGRVMASLTDLMSITCSGSGSGLPLLEPRTIARQIKLEQRIGAGRFGEVWLGTWRGENIAVKILSSRDEQSWFREAEMYQTVMLRHANILGFIAADNRDNGTWTQLWMVMDYHPNGSLYDFLSDRSISLREMYRFCVSIANGLSHLHMEIMGSKTQPGIAKKPAIAHRDIKSKNILVKNDGECCLADLGLAVRRDLLHESSEYMLNLVKQGTKRYMAPEVLDDSINYSLFESFKQGDVYSMGLVFWEITRCTEATDVMSDSYQLPYFDVVQPDPSIEEMKKVVCIEARRPSLPDKWYNNECFHIMVKVMQECWYVNSQARLTALRVKRKLQSMEEWLKL, from the exons ATGAGATCCGAAGCCTTTCTGCTTTCGTTCCTCGCTCTCTTCTCCTCGTTCTTCCGTCGAGTATCAACAG GGGATCCGCGAGAGATCAACTTGCTCTGCTATTGCAGCGTCTGTGTGGGAAACACGACCAAGTTGTGCACCGGACGGACGGATAGCGTGCCATACTGCTTGGTGGGAGTCACTACATTCGAGGACAAGAGAGAAATAATTCAAGACTGCGCGTATTCCGACAAAATTGATTGCCACATTCCTAGACGTGGCTGTTGCAACGACAAACCGTTGTGCAACACTGCTCCAACGTTGCCACCGTCGTCGTCGGAACCCAATG GTCCAAAACCATCTAATAAACCAAGCGATCCAAGTAAAGCTAGTGACAACACCTTCATCCTGTTGGCCTCTATCATCCCCGTCAGTGtcgtctgcctgtgtgttgtGAGTTTTGTTTATCTCGTCGCAAAAATTCGGGAACGTAGAATAACACGACAGCTGGACGTGCCCCATCCTCATGCAAACGGAGACGCTAACGGCAGAACAGCAGAAAACGGCCGAGTAATGGCATCACTAACCGACCTCATGAGCATCACATGCTCAGGCAGTGGATCAGGACTACCGCTTCTAGAACCGAGAACGATAGCACGACAAATTAAGCTCGAGCAGCGCATTGGAGCCGGACGGTTCGGTGAAGTGTGGCTAGGGACGTGGCGGGGAGAAAACATCGCTGTGAAAATCTTATCATCCCGCGATGAGCAGTCGTGGTTTCGAGAGGCAGAGATGTATCAAACTGTGATGCTGCGACATGCTAATATCCTCGGCTTCATTGCTGCCGACAATCGAGACAACGGAACGTGGACTCAACTGTGGATGGTAATGGATTATCATCCGAATGGCTCTCTCTATGATTTCCTCAGCGATCGATCGATTTCTCTCCGAGAAATGTATAGATTCTGTGTGTCCATAGCGAACGGTTTGTCTCACTTGCATATGGAGATCATGGGGTCAAAGACGCAACCGGGAATCGCAAAGAAGCCGGCAATTGCTCACAGAGACATCAAGAGTAAGAATATTTTGGTGAAGAATGATGGCGAGTGTTGTCTGGCTGATTTGGGGTTGGCTGTTCGGCGTGATCTCTTGCACGAGTCGAGTGAGTACATGTTGAATCTTGTGAAGCAGGGAACGAAGAGGTACATGGCACCGGAGGTTCTCGATGATTCTATCAATTACTCTCTGTTTGAGTCGTTCAAACAAGGTGATGTTTATTCGATGGGACTCGTGTTTTGGGAGATTACGAGGTGTACTGAGGCAACGGACGTGATGTCGGACTCGTACCAGTTGCCGTACTTTGATGTCGTCCAGCCTGATCCTTCGATTGAGGAAATGAAGAAGGTTGTTTGTATTGAAGCCAGACGACCTTCGCTGCCAGACAAATGGTACAATAACGAG TGTTTTCACATTATGGTGAAAGTCATGCAAGAATGTTGGTACGTAAACAGTCAAGCCCGACTTACCGCTTTGCGAGTCAAAAGAAAACTGCAATCCATGGAAGAGTGGTTGAAGCTCTAA
- the LOC134194407 gene encoding esterase OVCA2-like, whose amino-acid sequence MAADRKLRILCLHGYRQSEAIFREKTGSLRKGLRKLVDPVYITAPNRVKSESEGEPHYGWWFSSPDDSFDASETSDVDNGLDKSLTLIRDTLRAEGPFDGLLGFSQGGACASIISALRENEPSEFDFKFVILVSAFVSRCTKHLKYYKSRIQCPSLHVFGSSDRVIPREWSESLVSQYEQSVVLCHAGGHYVPATASERQTYCEFLRQFV is encoded by the coding sequence ATGGCTGCAGACAGGAAATTGAGAATTCTCTGTCTTCACGGTTACCGTCAGAGCGAAGCGATATTTCGAGAGAAAACAGGCTCATTGCGTAAAGGACTACGCAAACTCGTTGATCCTGTCTACATAACGGCGCCAAATCGAGTGAAAAGCGAGTCTGAAGGTGAGCCTCACTATGGATGGTGGTTCTCATCGCCCGACGACTCATTCGACGCATCAGAGACATCAGACGTAGACAACGGGCTAGACAAGTCTCTCACATTGATTAGAGACACGCTACGAGCAGAGGGACCGTTTGATGGGCTACTCGGTTTCAGTCAAGGCGGCGCATGCGCATCAATCATCTCTGCTTTAAGAGAAAACGAGCCGTCAGAGTTCGATTTTAAGTTCGTCATTCTAGTGTCAGCATTCGTATCTCGCTGTACAAAGCATCTGAAATATTACAAGAGTAGAATACAGTGTCCATCGTTACATGTCTTCGGTTCAAGCGATCGTGTCATTCCTAGAGAATGGAGTGAAAGTTTGGTGTCACAATACGAGCAGTCTGTCGTCCTGTGCCACGCTGGAGGTCACTACGTGCCAGCCACTGCGTCAGAGCGTCAGACGTACTGCGAATTTCTACGACAGTTCGTCTAG
- the LOC134194405 gene encoding TGF-beta receptor type-1-like: MYVVTLISLQCLMGLMSVSEGLRCCCKSSVHCTVHQGDPTMCERDHVGARCLYIGKYDLSKVTENNSDDLVFSCLSSSATFIRCKSRDSQCCDTDWCNCPGHLHPTLSTTLTQENNTTATTHTNNPTANDTSMVHPPDEFPGNSTGNTSLAFDAPTGVESQRKVNYTQGSMNSTNTKVYDSSTNKSAGKVTCKPCYCASSNRCTTSRRRRRRSSCCKTSNEAVATATTFSPGLTTHQARTVISDVTPASNNLIDSNHDDTQSHGDDETQFVLVSILVGSLCGLVLIVLSIVIILLVIKHRRRVGSFSVDIGVSVPVTVNYAVAGNELDMTLSDSGPGLPSLEQLTICRQITLTDHIGTGRYGDVWCGKWMGEKVAVKIFASKDEESWDHEVNIYQTPLFRHSSVLGFIASDRRDTGTWTQLWLVTDYCEFGSLYDFLSHNAVDVEMTLKLAETAAAGLSHLHMSILGMKGKPAMAHRDIKSRNYLVRRDCSCVLGDFGLAVTHDAVRDAVNFPCTTRVGTIRYMAPEVLTDKLDSSHFESFKRADIYSFALVLWEITRRCHFNSWQQGYEMPYYDVVGPDPSYEEMSQVVAVKKFRPTVLKQEQCEQYEQLEVMTKLMRECWSDSPFARLPALRIKKTLTHMRNEFDVAQHTIPNMKKLDELS, from the exons ATGTATGTGGTGACTTTGATTTCTCTTCAGTGTTTGATGGGACTGATGAGTGTATCAGAAG gacTGCGATGCTGTTGCAAGAGTAGTGTCCACTGCACTGTGCACCAAGGCGATCCCACTATGTGTGAACGAGACCACGTCGGCGCTCGATGCTTGTACATAGGGAAATACGACTTGAGCAAAGTTACGGAAAACAATAGTGACGACCTCGTATTCTCTTGTCTGTCGTCGTCTGCTACGTTCATCCGGTGCAAATCTCGTGACAGCCAATGTTGTGATACCGACTGGTGCAACTGCCCAGGTCATTTGCATCCGACACTCTCTACGACTCTAACCCaagaaaacaacacaacagcaaccacacacaccaacaatcCAACTGCTAATGATACATCGATGGTTCATCCTCCCGATGAATTTCCTGGAAACTCGACTGGAAATACGAGTCTCGCATTCGATGCACCCACTGGTGTGGAGAGTCAGAGAAAGGTAAACTACACACAAGGATCAATGaattcaacaaacacaaaggtGTATGACTCATCGACCAACAAGTCGGCTGGAAAAGTCACTTGCAAGCCATGCTACTGTGCTAGTAGTAATAGGTGCACGACTTCTCGTCGTCGTCGAAGACGCTCCAGCTGTTGTAAGACCAGCAATGAGGCGGTTGCAACTGCAACCACATTCTCACCAGGTTTGACAACACACCAAGCAAGGACAGTAATCTCTGATGTCACTCCTGCATCCAACAATCTCATTGATTCCAATCACGATGATACACAATCACACGGCGATGACGAAACGCAGTTTGTTCTCGTGTCCATTCTAGTTGGTTCTCTCTGTGGATTAGTGTTGATCGTTCTCTCTATTGTTATAATTCTTCTTGTGATTAAGCATCGACGTCGAGTGGGCAGCTTCAGTGTGGACATCGGCGTGTCCGTCCCTGTCACTGTCAACTATGCAGTCGCTGGTAACGAGCTCGATATGACACTGTCAGACAGTGGGCCAGGACTCCCGAGTCTGGAGCAACTGACTATTTGTCGTCAGATTACGTTGACGGATCACATCGGTACTGGAAGGTATGGAGACGTGTGGTGTGGCAAGTGGATGGGAGAGAAAGTTGCTGTGAAGATATTCGCATCGAAAGACGAGGAGTCGTGGGATCACGAGGTGAACATCTATCAGACGCCTCTATTCAGACACTCCAGTGTTCTTGGCTTCATAGCATCGGATCGTAGAGACACGGGCACGTGGACACAACTATGGCTTGTGACTGATTACTGCGAGTTTGGATCGTTGTATGACTTCTTGAGTCACAATGCTGTTGATGTTGAGATGACACTGAAACTGGCAGAGACAGCAGCTGCTGGTCTGTCTCATCTCCATATGTCGATACTCGGCATGAAGGGAAAACCGGCCATGGCACACAGAGACATAAAGAGTCGAAACTACTTGGTCCGGAGAGACTGCTCGTGCGTTCTCGGAGACTTCGGTTTGGCTGTCACGCACGATGCCGTTAGAGATGCCGTAAACTTTCCGTGTACAACTCGAGTTGGAACGATCCGATACATGGCACCCGAAGTTCTCACCGACAAACTGGATTCCAGTCACTTCGAGTCGTTCAAACGAGCCGACATCTACTCGTTCGCTCTCGTCTTGTGGGAGATCACTCGACGATGCCATTTCAACT CTTGGCAGCAAGGCTATGAGATGCCGTATTACGATGTGGTTGGACCCGACCCGTCATACGAGGAAATGTCTCAAGTTGTTGCTGTAAAGAAGTTTCGGCCGACCGTATTGAAACAGGAACAGTGTGAACAATATGAG CAACTAGAAGTGATGACCAAACTGATGCGAGAGTGCTGGAGTGATAGTCCATTTGCTCGTCTTCCTGCTCTTCGCATCAAGAAGACGCTAACGCACATGCGAAACGAGTTCGACGTCGCACAGCACACAATCCCGAACATGAAGAAACTAGACGAACTGTCGTAG